A genomic stretch from Burkholderia pyrrocinia includes:
- a CDS encoding prolyl oligopeptidase family serine peptidase, giving the protein MSDSFRWPAGADPFRFLEALDSKRARTWVDEQNARTRAALRDDDAFRALTARLAKAYLPRERPVIPTRWRDWAYDLWQDDLHPKGLWRRTRWDDWRAGRPAWETLLDVDALGTEEGESWVFEQDAILYPDGDRALLSLSPGGADAVVVREFDLVERRFVDGGFTIDEPGHHTIGWIDRDTVYVSWDRGDAHTTAAGYPYEARRWARGTPLADAPVVFRGEPDDISAGAGFDPIDNRHVAWRSVDFFDSHAYRLTDAGEWARYDVPTHVEVGFWEGWLVLEPRLDWDCGGVRHAGGSLLAIREQAFLAGSRELTTLFAPQPSTSACTWTHTRTMLIASWLDDVHNRTMLWQPRQADDGTWTWDARPFDWPGDAQIDVEPVESTLNDEVYVDVDTYLDPPECWLADLADRAADAPSRRVLLDRPPVQFDAAGLVVRRASARSRDGTVVPYTLIGPRDALDALDAPGGAARVARPCLLSGYGGFAIPNLPGYSDAFGIGWLERGGVLAFAHIRGGGEFGPRWHVDAQREHRQRSFDDFIAVAEDLAATGVTTAAQLGIEGGSNGGLLVAACMAQRPELFGAVLCRVPLLDMRRYPKLHAGAAWLDEYGDPDDPREGAALAAYSPYHRVREGVAYPPLLLTTSTRDDRVHPAHARKMAARMHALGHERVWYWENTDGGHGSADDLERAESDAAEFGFLWAHLGPAPARR; this is encoded by the coding sequence ATGTCCGATTCCTTCCGCTGGCCCGCCGGGGCCGACCCGTTCCGTTTCCTCGAAGCGCTCGACAGCAAGCGCGCCCGCACGTGGGTCGACGAGCAGAATGCGCGCACGCGCGCCGCGCTGCGCGACGACGACGCATTTCGCGCGCTCACGGCGCGTCTCGCGAAAGCGTATCTGCCGCGCGAACGCCCGGTGATTCCGACCCGCTGGCGCGACTGGGCCTACGACCTGTGGCAGGACGATCTCCATCCGAAGGGGCTGTGGCGCCGCACGCGCTGGGACGACTGGCGCGCCGGCCGTCCGGCGTGGGAAACGCTGCTCGACGTCGACGCGCTCGGTACCGAGGAGGGCGAGTCGTGGGTGTTCGAGCAGGACGCGATCCTGTATCCGGACGGCGATCGCGCGCTGCTGTCGCTGTCGCCGGGCGGTGCCGACGCGGTCGTCGTGCGCGAGTTCGATCTCGTCGAGCGCCGTTTCGTCGACGGCGGTTTCACGATCGACGAGCCGGGGCATCACACGATCGGCTGGATCGACCGCGATACCGTCTACGTGAGCTGGGATCGCGGCGACGCGCATACGACCGCGGCCGGTTATCCGTATGAAGCGCGGCGCTGGGCGCGCGGCACGCCGCTTGCCGACGCGCCCGTCGTATTCCGCGGCGAACCCGACGATATCAGCGCGGGCGCTGGGTTCGATCCGATCGACAACCGCCATGTTGCATGGCGCAGCGTCGATTTCTTCGACTCGCATGCGTACCGGCTGACGGACGCGGGCGAGTGGGCGCGCTACGACGTGCCGACGCATGTCGAGGTCGGGTTCTGGGAGGGCTGGCTCGTGCTGGAGCCGCGCCTCGACTGGGACTGCGGCGGCGTGCGCCATGCGGGCGGGTCGCTGCTCGCGATCCGCGAGCAGGCGTTCCTGGCCGGGTCGCGCGAGCTCACGACGCTGTTCGCGCCGCAACCGTCGACTTCCGCCTGCACGTGGACGCACACGCGCACGATGCTGATCGCGAGCTGGCTCGACGACGTGCACAACCGCACGATGCTGTGGCAGCCGCGGCAGGCCGACGACGGCACGTGGACGTGGGACGCGCGGCCGTTCGACTGGCCGGGCGACGCGCAGATCGACGTCGAGCCCGTCGAGTCGACGCTGAACGACGAAGTCTACGTGGACGTCGACACCTATCTCGATCCGCCCGAATGCTGGCTGGCCGATCTTGCCGATCGCGCGGCCGATGCGCCGTCGCGCCGCGTGCTGCTCGACCGGCCGCCGGTGCAGTTCGATGCGGCCGGGCTCGTCGTGCGTCGTGCAAGCGCGCGCTCGCGCGACGGCACGGTGGTGCCGTACACGCTGATCGGGCCGCGCGATGCGCTGGACGCCCTCGATGCGCCCGGCGGCGCCGCGCGCGTCGCGCGGCCGTGCCTGCTGTCGGGTTATGGCGGCTTTGCGATCCCGAACCTGCCGGGCTACAGCGATGCGTTCGGCATCGGGTGGCTCGAGCGCGGCGGCGTCTTGGCGTTCGCGCACATCCGCGGCGGCGGCGAGTTCGGGCCGCGCTGGCACGTCGACGCGCAGCGCGAACACCGGCAGCGTTCGTTCGACGACTTCATCGCGGTGGCCGAGGATCTGGCTGCCACCGGCGTGACAACCGCCGCGCAGCTCGGGATCGAGGGCGGCAGCAACGGCGGGCTGCTGGTCGCCGCGTGCATGGCGCAGCGGCCGGAGTTGTTCGGCGCGGTGCTGTGCCGCGTGCCGCTGCTGGACATGCGGCGTTATCCGAAGCTGCACGCGGGCGCCGCGTGGCTCGACGAATACGGCGACCCGGACGATCCGCGCGAGGGCGCGGCGCTGGCCGCGTATTCGCCGTATCACCGCGTGCGCGAAGGCGTCGCGTATCCGCCGCTGCTGCTGACGACGTCGACGCGCGACGATCGCGTGCATCCCGCGCATGCGCGCAAGATGGCCGCGCGCATGCATGCGCTCGGTCACGAACGGGTGTGGTACTGGGAGAACACCGACGGCGGCCACGGCAGCGCCGACGATCTGGAACGCGCCGAATCCGACGCGGCCGAATTCGGGTTCCTGTGGGCCCATCTCGGGCCGGCGCCCGCGCGGCGCTGA
- the ntrC gene encoding nitrogen regulation protein NR(I): MKPIWIVDDDQSIRWVLEKALARDSFATKSFANVRDALAALDHETPQVLVSDIRMPGGSGLELLQAMHERLPGLPVIIMTAFSDLDSAVAAFQGGAFEYLAKPFDVDKAVELIRRAVEESLRGGAPQDERVAEAPEMLGQAPAMQDMFRAIGRLSHSAATVLITGESGTGKELVARALHRHSPRANGPFIALNTAAIPKDLLESELFGHERGAFTGAQTTRQGRFEQAENGTLFLDEIGDMPFDLQTRLLRVLSDGQFYRVGGHNPLRANVRVIAATHQNLESRVRQGLFREDLYHRLNVIRLRLPPLRERSEDIALLTRHFLQKSARDLGVEPKRVSDDALAYLTSLAFPGNVRQLENLANWLTVMAPAQTVEIKDLPPDLVPTGAPVVATGDGADARGSSGDAALAQPMIGAAPVASAPVAAAPSGGAPAGYPVWEHGLRTEVARLLRENSADVMDELARRFEAAVIREALDFTRGRKVEAAERLGIGRNTITRKIQELHLEP; this comes from the coding sequence ATGAAGCCGATCTGGATAGTAGACGACGACCAATCGATCCGCTGGGTGCTTGAAAAGGCACTCGCCCGGGACAGCTTCGCGACGAAGAGCTTCGCGAACGTGCGCGACGCGCTGGCCGCGCTCGACCACGAGACGCCGCAAGTGCTCGTGTCCGACATCCGCATGCCGGGCGGCTCGGGCCTCGAGCTGCTGCAGGCGATGCACGAGCGGCTGCCGGGCCTGCCCGTCATCATCATGACGGCGTTCTCCGATCTCGACAGTGCCGTCGCGGCGTTCCAGGGCGGCGCGTTCGAATATCTCGCGAAGCCGTTCGACGTCGACAAGGCGGTCGAGCTGATTCGCCGCGCGGTCGAGGAAAGCCTGCGCGGCGGTGCGCCGCAGGACGAGCGCGTCGCCGAGGCGCCCGAGATGCTCGGCCAGGCGCCCGCGATGCAGGACATGTTCCGCGCGATCGGCCGCCTGTCGCATTCGGCCGCGACGGTGCTGATCACCGGCGAATCGGGCACCGGCAAGGAACTCGTCGCGCGTGCGCTGCACCGTCACAGCCCGCGCGCGAACGGGCCGTTCATCGCGCTGAACACCGCGGCGATTCCGAAGGACCTGCTCGAATCCGAGCTGTTCGGCCATGAGCGCGGCGCGTTCACGGGCGCGCAGACGACGCGGCAGGGCCGCTTCGAGCAGGCCGAGAACGGCACGCTGTTCCTCGACGAAATCGGCGACATGCCGTTCGACCTGCAGACACGCCTGCTGCGCGTGCTGTCGGACGGGCAGTTCTATCGGGTCGGCGGGCACAACCCGCTGCGCGCGAACGTGCGCGTGATTGCCGCGACGCACCAGAATCTCGAATCGCGCGTGCGGCAGGGGCTGTTCCGCGAAGACCTTTACCACCGGCTCAACGTGATCCGGCTGCGCCTGCCGCCGCTGCGCGAACGCAGCGAGGACATCGCGCTGCTCACGCGCCACTTCCTGCAGAAGAGCGCGCGCGATCTCGGCGTCGAGCCGAAGCGCGTGTCCGACGATGCGCTCGCGTACCTGACGTCGCTGGCGTTTCCCGGCAACGTGCGGCAGCTCGAGAACCTCGCGAACTGGCTGACCGTGATGGCGCCCGCGCAGACGGTCGAGATCAAGGACCTGCCGCCCGACCTCGTGCCGACCGGTGCTCCGGTCGTCGCGACGGGCGACGGCGCGGATGCGCGCGGCAGCAGCGGCGATGCCGCGCTCGCGCAACCGATGATCGGTGCGGCGCCGGTGGCATCCGCGCCTGTCGCGGCCGCGCCGAGCGGCGGCGCGCCGGCCGGCTATCCGGTGTGGGAGCATGGCCTGCGCACCGAAGTCGCGCGGCTGTTGCGCGAGAACTCGGCCGACGTGATGGACGAGCTCGCGCGCCGCTTCGAGGCGGCCGTGATCCGCGAGGCGCTCGACTTCACGCGCGGCCGCAAGGTCGAGGCCGCGGAGCGGCTCGGCATCGGCCGCAACACGATCACGCGCAAGATCCAGGAACTGCACCTGGAGCCCTGA
- the glnL gene encoding nitrogen regulation protein NR(II): MVLKNLIKAKTGQPERLTDDERLARSGLLAGLEALPTVVIVLDRKTLRIAFANPSAEAMLDISRRQLAQRPWGEIFPNANELASTITAIGEERFHATHLDTVLDRPGREPLHVHAIVGFLETAPDFVLVELFENERQSRTDREERIHDLTAVNKQLIRNLAHEIKNPLGGIRGAAQLLEFELGERERGELREYTQVIIKESDRLQTLVDRLLEPHRHPHIVGDVNIHEVCERVRAVMLAEFPRGLTIERDYDVSVPDLRGDKEQLIQALLNIVRNAAQALRERIAQGDAKIELRTRIARKITIAKRLYKLALDLHVIDNGPGIPEEIRDRIFYPLVSGRDDGSGLGLTLAQTFVQQHDGMIEVESRPGRTEFQILLPLDH, encoded by the coding sequence ATGGTTCTGAAGAATCTGATCAAGGCGAAGACGGGGCAGCCCGAGCGGCTGACGGACGACGAGCGGCTTGCGCGTTCGGGCCTGCTTGCGGGGCTGGAAGCGCTGCCGACGGTCGTGATCGTGCTCGACCGCAAGACGCTGCGGATCGCGTTCGCGAACCCGTCGGCGGAGGCAATGCTCGACATCTCGCGCAGGCAGCTCGCGCAGCGGCCGTGGGGCGAGATTTTTCCGAACGCGAACGAGCTCGCATCGACGATCACCGCGATCGGCGAGGAGCGCTTTCACGCGACGCACCTCGATACCGTGCTCGACCGGCCCGGCCGCGAACCGCTGCACGTGCACGCGATCGTCGGCTTCCTCGAGACCGCGCCCGATTTCGTACTCGTCGAGCTGTTCGAGAACGAGCGTCAGTCGCGCACCGATCGCGAGGAGCGCATTCACGACCTGACCGCGGTCAACAAGCAGTTGATCCGCAACCTCGCGCACGAGATCAAGAACCCGCTCGGCGGAATTCGCGGCGCAGCCCAGCTGCTCGAATTCGAACTCGGCGAGCGCGAGCGCGGCGAGCTGCGCGAATACACGCAGGTGATTATCAAGGAGTCCGACCGCCTGCAGACGCTCGTCGACCGGTTGCTGGAGCCGCATCGGCATCCGCACATCGTCGGCGACGTGAACATTCATGAAGTGTGCGAACGCGTGCGCGCGGTGATGCTCGCGGAATTCCCGCGCGGGCTCACGATCGAGCGCGACTACGACGTGAGCGTGCCGGATCTGCGCGGCGACAAGGAGCAACTGATCCAGGCGCTGCTCAACATCGTGCGCAACGCCGCGCAGGCGCTGCGCGAACGGATCGCGCAGGGCGACGCGAAGATCGAGCTGCGCACCCGCATCGCGCGCAAGATCACGATCGCGAAGCGCCTGTACAAGCTGGCACTGGACTTGCACGTGATCGACAACGGGCCCGGCATTCCGGAAGAGATCCGCGACCGGATCTTCTACCCGCTCGTGTCCGGGCGCGACGACGGCAGCGGCCTCGGCCTCACGCTCGCGCAGACGTTCGTGCAGCAGCACGACGGGATGATCGAGGTCGAGAGCCGGCCCGGACGTACCGAATTTCAGATTCTGCTGCCGCTCGACCATTGA
- the glnA gene encoding type I glutamate--ammonia ligase, with amino-acid sequence MSKTVADVMQLVKDEDVKFVDFRFTDTRGKEQHVSVPVSAFDEDKFESGHAFDGSSIAGWKGIEASDMLLMPDPSAAFVDPFYEESTLVLTCDVVEPADGKGYERDPRSLAKRGEAYLKSTGIGDTAYFGPEPEFFIFDSVQWNTDMSGCFVKINSEEAPWSSGKEFEGGNTGHRPGTKGGYFPVAPVDTFQDMRSEMCLLLEQLGIPVEVHHHEVAGQGQNEIGTKFSTLVQRADWTQWSKYIIHNVAHSYGKTATFMPKPVVGDNGSGMHVHQSIWKDGQNLFAGNGYAGLSELALFYIGGIIKHARALNAITNPTTNSYKRLVPHFEAPVKLAYSARNRSASIRIPHVSNPKGRRIETRFPDPMANPYLCFTALMMAGLDGIQNKIHPGEAADKNLYDLPPEEDAKIPTVCAGLDQALEALDKDREFLTRGGVFTDGMIDAYLALKEQELAKFRMTTHPIEFEMYYSL; translated from the coding sequence ATGAGTAAAACCGTCGCCGACGTCATGCAGCTCGTGAAGGACGAGGACGTCAAGTTTGTCGATTTCCGCTTCACGGATACGCGCGGCAAGGAACAGCACGTGTCGGTGCCGGTTTCGGCGTTTGACGAAGACAAGTTCGAAAGCGGTCATGCATTCGACGGTTCGTCGATCGCGGGCTGGAAGGGCATCGAGGCGTCGGACATGCTGCTCATGCCGGACCCGAGCGCCGCATTCGTCGACCCGTTCTATGAAGAGTCGACCCTCGTGCTGACCTGCGACGTGGTCGAGCCGGCCGACGGCAAGGGCTACGAGCGCGATCCGCGTTCGCTCGCGAAGCGCGGCGAAGCGTATCTGAAGAGCACGGGCATCGGCGACACGGCCTACTTCGGTCCGGAACCGGAATTCTTCATTTTCGACTCGGTCCAGTGGAACACGGACATGTCGGGCTGCTTCGTGAAGATCAACTCGGAAGAAGCGCCGTGGTCGTCGGGCAAGGAATTCGAAGGCGGCAACACGGGCCACCGTCCGGGCACGAAGGGCGGCTACTTCCCGGTCGCGCCGGTCGACACGTTCCAGGACATGCGTTCGGAAATGTGCCTGCTGCTCGAACAGCTCGGCATCCCGGTCGAAGTGCACCACCACGAAGTGGCGGGCCAGGGCCAGAACGAAATCGGCACGAAGTTCTCGACGCTCGTGCAGCGTGCGGACTGGACGCAATGGTCGAAGTACATCATCCATAACGTCGCGCACTCGTACGGCAAGACGGCGACGTTCATGCCGAAGCCGGTCGTCGGCGACAACGGTTCGGGCATGCACGTTCACCAGTCGATCTGGAAGGACGGCCAGAACCTGTTCGCGGGCAACGGCTACGCCGGCCTGTCGGAACTGGCGCTGTTCTACATCGGCGGCATCATCAAGCACGCCCGTGCGCTGAACGCGATCACGAACCCGACGACGAACTCGTACAAGCGTCTGGTCCCGCACTTCGAGGCACCGGTCAAGCTGGCCTACTCGGCACGCAACCGTTCGGCATCGATCCGCATTCCGCACGTGTCGAACCCGAAGGGCCGCCGCATCGAAACGCGCTTCCCGGATCCGATGGCGAACCCGTACCTGTGCTTCACGGCGCTGATGATGGCCGGCCTCGACGGGATCCAGAACAAGATCCATCCGGGCGAAGCAGCGGACAAGAACCTGTACGACCTGCCGCCGGAAGAGGATGCAAAGATCCCGACCGTCTGCGCGGGCCTCGACCAGGCACTCGAAGCACTCGACAAGGATCGCGAGTTCCTGACGCGCGGCGGCGTGTTCACGGACGGCATGATCGATGCGTACCTCGCGCTGAAGGAGCAGGAACTGGCGAAGTTCCGCATGACGACGCACCCGATCGAGTTCGAGATGTACTACTCGCTGTAA
- a CDS encoding rhodanese-like domain-containing protein codes for MSTLDQLYAKADERRAQGALNYAGALLPVEAFELLQLDPSARLVDVRTRAELDWIGRPLVGDGQYLHLEWTRYPGGVPNAEFVNELKAAIAPDTPVLFLCRSAARSKLAAVASSQAGFTKAFDLLEGFEGAKDAEGHRKTVDGWCFRKLPWIGA; via the coding sequence ATGAGTACGCTCGACCAGCTTTACGCGAAGGCCGACGAACGCCGCGCACAAGGCGCGCTCAACTACGCCGGCGCGCTGCTGCCGGTCGAGGCATTCGAACTGCTGCAGCTCGACCCGTCGGCGCGCCTCGTCGACGTGCGCACCCGTGCCGAACTCGACTGGATCGGCCGCCCGCTCGTCGGCGACGGCCAGTACCTGCACCTCGAATGGACGCGCTACCCGGGCGGCGTGCCGAACGCCGAATTCGTCAACGAACTGAAGGCGGCCATCGCGCCCGATACGCCCGTGCTGTTCCTGTGCCGCAGCGCCGCGCGCTCGAAGCTCGCCGCGGTCGCGTCGTCGCAGGCCGGCTTCACGAAGGCGTTCGACCTGCTCGAAGGCTTCGAGGGTGCAAAGGACGCCGAAGGCCACCGCAAGACGGTCGACGGCTGGTGCTTCCGCAAACTGCCGTGGATCGGCGCCTGA
- a CDS encoding competence/damage-inducible protein A: protein MSIGIIIIGDEILSGRRQDKHLAKVIELLGARGLALDWAEYVGDDPARITATLARAIASGDIVFSTGGIGATPDDHTRQCAAAALGVPLELHPEAKVLISERIRETHADPATPVDFDSPENQHRFNMGVFPVGATIIPNGYNRIPGFSVGDLHFVPGFPVMAWPMIEWVLDTKYAHLHHATPHAERSLYVFELPESTLTPLMERIERDFPGVRVFSLPSVGDTERGGIYARRHIDLGVKGEPEAVAAAFVKLREGVHLLGGDVVEPDTSRA, encoded by the coding sequence ATGAGCATCGGCATCATCATCATCGGCGACGAAATCCTTTCGGGCCGCCGGCAGGACAAGCATCTGGCGAAGGTCATCGAGCTGCTCGGCGCGCGCGGCCTCGCGCTCGACTGGGCCGAATATGTCGGCGACGATCCGGCACGCATCACGGCGACGCTCGCACGCGCGATCGCGTCGGGCGACATCGTGTTCTCGACGGGCGGCATCGGCGCGACGCCGGACGACCACACGCGCCAGTGCGCGGCCGCCGCGCTCGGCGTGCCGCTCGAACTGCATCCGGAAGCGAAGGTGCTGATCTCGGAGCGGATCCGGGAAACGCATGCCGATCCGGCCACGCCGGTCGACTTCGACTCGCCGGAGAACCAGCACCGCTTCAACATGGGCGTGTTTCCGGTGGGCGCGACGATCATCCCGAACGGCTATAACCGGATTCCCGGCTTCTCGGTCGGCGATCTGCATTTCGTGCCGGGCTTCCCGGTGATGGCCTGGCCGATGATCGAATGGGTGCTCGATACGAAATACGCGCACCTGCATCACGCGACGCCGCACGCGGAGCGCTCGCTGTACGTGTTCGAGCTGCCGGAATCGACGCTCACGCCGCTGATGGAGCGCATCGAGCGCGACTTCCCGGGCGTGCGTGTGTTCAGCCTGCCGAGCGTCGGCGATACGGAGCGCGGCGGCATCTACGCGCGCCGTCACATCGACCTCGGCGTGAAAGGGGAGCCGGAAGCGGTCGCGGCCGCGTTCGTGAAGCTGCGCGAAGGCGTGCACCTGCTCGGCGGCGACGTCGTCGAGCCCGACACGTCGCGCGCCTGA